The Sinomicrobium kalidii genome contains a region encoding:
- a CDS encoding MFS transporter, which yields MNKKTQFQLSLMMFLEFFIWGGWFVSLGTFLGHNLNASAGQSAQAFSTQSWGAIIAPFIIGLIADRYFNAERILGVLHLIGAVLMYQMAGTTDFTAFYPYVLGYMILYMPTLALVNSVAFNQMKDPAKEFSFVRVFGTIGWIIAGVLISRVFHWDSSEGVENGMLKNTFLMTAIASGILGIFSFTLPKTPPKVGKGEKVTLSDVLGLEALKLLKDKNFLMFFISSVLICIPLAFYYQNTHPFLTETGLQNPTEKMAIGQASEVLFMLLLPFFFKRFGFKKTILAGMLAWTVRYLLFAYGDSGELAFMLIIGIALHGICYDFFFVSGQIYTDTKAGEKYKSAAQGLITLATYGVGMLIGFWVAGQITDKYLAADGSHNWENIWIFPAIFAFGVLLFFVIFFKNEKIEYKES from the coding sequence ATGAATAAAAAAACACAATTCCAGCTATCCCTGATGATGTTCCTCGAATTCTTTATCTGGGGAGGATGGTTTGTATCCCTGGGGACTTTTCTGGGGCATAACCTCAACGCATCCGCCGGACAGTCGGCCCAGGCGTTTTCCACACAGTCCTGGGGCGCTATTATTGCCCCGTTCATTATAGGACTCATCGCCGACAGGTATTTTAATGCCGAACGTATTTTGGGGGTTCTTCACCTTATAGGCGCAGTACTTATGTACCAAATGGCGGGCACAACAGATTTCACCGCTTTTTACCCCTATGTACTGGGATATATGATATTGTACATGCCTACCCTGGCTTTGGTGAACTCCGTCGCCTTTAACCAGATGAAAGACCCGGCCAAGGAATTTTCCTTCGTACGCGTTTTCGGTACCATAGGATGGATCATTGCAGGAGTGCTCATAAGCCGTGTTTTCCATTGGGATTCTTCCGAAGGTGTAGAAAACGGAATGCTTAAAAATACCTTTTTAATGACCGCAATTGCTTCCGGCATACTGGGAATTTTCAGTTTCACACTTCCCAAAACACCGCCTAAAGTAGGCAAAGGGGAAAAAGTTACCCTGTCTGACGTGCTGGGACTGGAAGCCTTAAAACTTCTGAAGGACAAAAATTTCCTCATGTTTTTCATCTCTTCCGTACTCATCTGTATTCCGCTGGCCTTCTACTACCAGAACACCCACCCGTTCCTCACGGAAACAGGTTTACAGAACCCTACGGAGAAAATGGCCATTGGTCAGGCTTCCGAAGTCCTGTTCATGCTGTTGCTGCCTTTCTTCTTTAAAAGATTCGGTTTTAAAAAGACCATTCTGGCCGGAATGCTGGCATGGACCGTACGGTACCTGCTCTTTGCCTATGGCGATTCGGGAGAGCTTGCCTTTATGCTCATTATAGGTATCGCCCTGCACGGTATCTGTTATGATTTTTTCTTTGTATCGGGACAAATATACACCGACACCAAGGCCGGAGAAAAATACAAAAGTGCAGCACAGGGACTCATAACACTGGCCACTTATGGTGTGGGGATGCTTATCGGGTTTTGGGTAGCCGGACAGATCACAGACAAGTACCTGGCAGCCGACGGCTCTCACAATTGGGAAAACATCTGGATATTCCCGGCCATTTTCGCTTTTGGTGTATTGCTGTTTTTTGTAATTTTCTTTAAAAATGAAAAAATCGAATATAAAGAGTCATAA